AGCAAAGGCTCTAGCTCCCTTATAGAATCATATATTTGCTCCCCATGCTGTTGTAGAGTGAGAGTACAGCAAACCACTTGCTTTTTGGTAGGATCTGGACAATTATCTTTCCTCCCCTTGCTCTGTGTCATGCTCACTGAAATTCCACCCATGGGTGGGTCGTTGAGTTTTGCAGCAAACCCCTTAAGCTTGCAAACATCAGGTGCAGGAGCTGTAAGAGGCACCAGGAAATGTCTTCTAAATATCTATTTCTCAgacctctttttgtttttttcttcagctctctAATGTAGTGTACCTCCAcctccttttttcttaaagccTCAAATTTTAGGGGAGAATTGGATTGTGTAGGTGTTGGCTTCTGAGGATGCTTCAAAACCCATGTGCATGCAGTTTAGACTTGCCATGGCTTAAACTGTTActgtgcaaaaaataaaaaattcttctcttgCCAATAGCAGCTTCTGATATGCAGCAGTACTtagattttggttttaattcagATTAGAGTCCTTACAGTTATTTGTGCTCATCTGCTGCAACCTATCTTTATTTGAAGTTACTTAGGAAGCTTTGCAGTCATTTCAGTGCTGTTACAAACCTCCAGTGAAGTCATGTTCACAAACAAACTCCATATTTCAGTAGCATGGCACCATCAGAGAGTCTGCAGTCCCTGATGGAGAAGAACCAGTCCCTGGTGGAGGAGAACCAGAAGCTGAGCCGAGGGCTGAGTGAGGCAGCAGGTCAGACAGCACAGATGTTGGAGAGGATCATTCTGGTAAGATCAGCTCCCCAGGAAGAGCTTTTAAGTTCCATGACTTCCCCTTTGAGCTGCTGATAAATCAATAGCAGTTCCTGTACTAATGTCACATTAGGAATCCCCTTAATGTTCctttcacatttatttcaatTATCCAGCTGCCAGGCACAACCAAAAGTCTTCCAGAGCCTCTCAGAACCTAGAGAGCATGTGGTGACTTCAGTGGGGAAAAGGAGACCTGaatctttcagcttttttcttggttttatgtTCTAAATACCAGCACTTGTGCATGTGGTCTCTTCCCCACCCTCCTCTCCTTTGTTTTAATTCCCTGCAGGGTGTTAAGGCTAACAAGTTAGTGGCAGTGATCATGCCAGCTCTTGCAGTACATTGATTTGGCCCAGGCTGACAACATGTCTTTTGCTataaataaattgttttctggTTTCCTTTCTTGCTTCTCCTACAATTTGCATAATTCTGACTTCTCTTAGACAGaacaagaaaatgagaagatgAATGCCAAACTAGAACAACTTCAACAGCATGCTGTGTAAGTCCATTTCCACACCCTGTCCCTGCTGAGGAAATGTCTTTcagcattaattttttgttgttgttgggatAAACTGGGTACAGTCAGTTTGTGTTTGTTCAGCCAGACCTCATTTCTGTATTCAATGGGGAAAATTGTTCCTCGTTGGCATGTGTGACATGGAGGTGCTGTGCAATGCTCAGGGAATTATTCCCATGGCTGCATTGCAGGTGCAAGCTTGATCTGCAGAAGTTGGCAGAGACTGTGGAAGATGAGGAGCTCAAAGAGAACCTGGAGGTGATTCGCAGCCTGCAGCAAGTGTTGGTTCAGTTCCAGGTGAGACTGAATCCAGGGAGAGGAGAGCCCATGCCTAATGAAACCCAGGgttcttcagctttctgttttttaccagaattttcttctttgtcctcCATAGAGTGAAAATGCTGCTACAAtggatgctgctgcagaggtggcAAACTCTGAACAGGATGGCACAGCTGTAAGTGAGGGAAGTCTGGCAGTGCAGACCTCAAAAAGGGCACTTTTTCATCATCACTTCTCCCCCCTTTGTCCCTGTGCTAGTTTCCTGTTCCAAATGTCTGGTAAATAATGTGTCCCTTTTGTATGTGCTGCATTTCTACACCTGTATTTGCTCATTGTGTTCAAGATGAATAACCTCATTTCtgaatgtcttcattttttatgaaaaaaagtgaATCTGAAGTGTTCTGCAAAAACTGGTCACGTGGTTCAAGAGCTTTTAAGCCTCTCCAGCTCATTGCTCTGTCTCCTCCAGGAAGCAGAAATGGGCCAGGACACCAAGAGGTCCTCAGATGACTTCACCACTCAACATGCCCTCCGTCAAGCACAGATGTCCAAAGAGCTGCTTGAGCTCAATAAAGCTCTGACTCTGAAAGAGGCACTTGCCAAAAAAATGACACAGAACGACAGCCAGCTGGAGCCCATTCAGTCCCAGTACCAGGTGAACTCTTCTGGAATGCTTCCACTGTTCACCAGCTGTGCTGGGTCTCCCATCTCTGAAATAAGGTGGTTTACAACTTGTTGGAAAGGAACCTGGTTTCTCGAAGCCTCCTTGTCTTAAAGCTTTGTCTCAGGTGGAATTTCAAGGTTTTGATCTGGTCACTTGCTACTCTTGTCCTTTCTAGACTAACATCAAGGATCTGGAACTGGAGGTCAGCagtttacaaaaagaaaaggaggagttGATCCTTGCTCTGCATATGGCAAAGAAGGATGTCAACCAAGCCAAGTAAGTGTCACTTATAGCTGTGTGTCTTCCAGCACTGAAAATTGTGTTAATGAACCTGTGAGAATTGTCTTGCACTTCTGTTTGTAAAAACTCTTATTTGGATGCCAGTACATCCCTTTAACTTCCCTGGTGAGCTGTGTGGATTGCAGAGAAAGCTGACAGTGGGCTCTCACCAGTGGGAAAGATAATACACACATAATGCACACCTTGTTCAAAAGGTGTCTCTGAAGTTGGAAAGAAGACTTGTTTGAGGACAGCAGTTACTGGGGGGCTGTTTTTAAAGTGTCATTTCCCCTCAGACTGAGCGAGCGGCGTCGGAAGAGgcttcaggaactggaagggcAAATTAATGAGCTGAAGAGAAAGCTGAATGAGCAGTCCAAGCTCCTGAAGCTGAAGGAATCCACAGAACGCACAGTCTCCAAACTGAACCAGGAGATCAGGGTGGGTAACTCCAGCATGAAGTTCTTGGGCTTGTTCTAGTGCAGACAGAGCAGGTTCCAGACCAAAGGcacttgctttctcttttgtgaGACTGAGAACACTTTTTTGGCTAGATTCCTCTGGCTTCATGACCATGGTGGCTGGTGACTACAGAGGCTTGCAGGATTGAGAGAAGTCCAGAGTGTCTTCTGGCTGTTCTGATAATTTATTGCCTCAGTCAGATCACTTGACTTCACTTTGGTTTCCCTGTGTATACTGTGGGtgtgtttctcttccctttgtgcctttaaaaaaattaactcctgAGTTTTAGCACTTTGAGAGTGTCCTTGGGCACTCAGTGTACTCAGCACACTCTGATCTTTCCCATTTGCCACTCCACAACCCTGCCAGACACACTGGGGGGGAATGTATGTTGAAACTGCCCAAAATGCAAGTACTGGCCAATTCTTGCAGctatttctcttcttcaggaaatgaaaaacCAAAGGGTGCAGCTGATGCGTCGGATGAAAGAGGATGCAGAGAAATTCAGGCAATGGAAGCAAGAGAAGGACAAGGAAGTGATCcagctgaaagaaaaggtgAGCAAACAATAAGCCCCCAAACCTTACCTCTCTCTGAAGGGTAAAACAAACAATTAGAGTGTTTGCTGCAAGGCCTTGTTTAATTTGCATCTGAAGAACATCTGGGGAATGCTTTGAAGATAACACCAGTTCATCTGGTTGCCACCTTTCACCAGTTGTGGTAAATTGACTCACTTGTTTGTGTCTGGCAGCCTTAAAGCTATCAACACAGTTGTCCTGATTCAGCTCTAAAGCAGAaggcaaatatatttatttattatgtagATATTTGGCCATGGAATAGGAGGCATTTAAACTTTCAAAGGAATATTGAATCTGCAGGTAAGCAGAATTTTAATGAAACCCAGCTGGCTTGTAGCATTCATGTGTAATGGACAACACATCTGTGCCTGGGAGTCTGGTCTCACAGGAGATGCTGCAAGCAGCTTGTTCCCCAGTGCCTGGGGATGGACAAAGCCTTCAGCTTTTGGtctgcagcctcttccagcATTCAGAACCCTCAACCTTTCTGATGGGAAGTGTGGGGACATTTCTGGCCACCTTCAGCCTGACAGCCACTTGTTCTCACAGACACCCCATGGCTTAAACTTGTGGTGATCAGTGACATTATCATCACCAAGCATTTGCATTGCAGAGCAGCAAATACAATTATTCTTTTCCAGGAAACATGAAACTGGCCAAAGGCATGAATgtgacatatttttattttatttttcccctctgcctctccacaACTCCCCTGCAGGATCGGAAGAGACAGTACGAGTTCCTTAAGCTAGAGAGGGATTTCCAGAAGCAGGCTAACGTCCTGCGCCGCAAAACTGAAGAGGTAAGGAGACCCCTAAAGACCCCTCAAGGCTCTGCAAAGTCTGGTTGGAGGCTGCCATTCCATAGGCAGAAACTTCCTTAAGAGCAGAGCGATGCCCTGGAGGAAGGAGCTTCTCTCCCTGTAGGAAAACCCCAATCTTGTAGCCTTTGAGGGGTTTTAGTTAAATCTGCTCTTTAAAGAGTGAAGCACCCTCTGAGCATTGGGCTGCTGTGGCAAAGATATTGCAGAGCTGCAAGccagaaagcataaaataaacTTGGATGGTGGATGTTCAGAACTGGGGATGACTGTATGGGTGAAATTAATCTTGAAACCATTTTGGATGCTTTCTCTTCTACTGTTAGGCCCAGAAACTGATTCTCTTTAACCTGGGAATCTCAGCAGAGGAAATAAAGTCGAGGGCTGTAGTCTTCATTCTAACGTTGTTCTGCTTTTATGACCCTTGTGCTCTCTCCTCGTTGTCTCAGTGTCTGGCTTGCTCGTGTTTTCAGCCCTGGCAGATGTGGTCAGcactgttttggggttttgtgggcaatgttttccaggcagcagctgctaaCAAACGCCTGAAGGACGCTCTGCAGAAGCAACGGGAGGCTGCAGAGAAACGGAAGGAGAGTCAGAACAGGGGGATGGAAGGAATTGCTTCACGGATAAAAGTGGGTGGCCATGTCCTGTGCATCCCAACCAGGGGCACACTGAGCTCCCTGAACTcagtgggtgctgtggggttggtggctggaaagcagagggGAGGAACACAGAGTTCCATATTGATGTGGTTGTCCAGTTGTATCTGTGAAGGCATTTTAGAGAAGGATTCAGTCCTGAAGTTGAGACTGCAGCCAACCACTATACTGGTTTTTTGAGGTTTGGTGGTGTTTTTCTCCAGAACTGGCTTGCAAATGAAGTAGAGGTTCTTGTCAGCACTGAAGAGGCTCGACGGCACCTCACAGACCTTCTGGAGGACAGGAAGATCCTGGCACAGGAGCTCCTCCACcttaaagagaagaaagaggcaggagaaaacCACCCTCTAAAGCTCAGAGTAAGGAAGAGGGCAATGCCACTTTCCCTGTCCCACACCTCAGCAACAACTCTCACAGGCTCTTACTCCTGTTTGACCTTTTCCCTGGGGATGTCAGGATGGAGGTGGTTCCCCTTCTGCCAGAAAGGGTTCATGTTGGTCCTGTCCTCTGTcaggggacagagctgctgaagtcACTTGTTAATCAGTGTTAATTATCTGATGGATGCAAGTGTCTCACACCCCTTAGGAAAGACTTGATCCTTTTGGGAAGGAGCAATGGAATTTAATCTATGGAGAGATAGTGGGAGGCTTTTGGAATAGTCTGGCTCCTCTTTGCTCCTCTTGGCAACTCCCCCTGTGTTGCATTTCTTCACCTCTTGCTCCCCTGTGTCCCTTGCTGTGGTTCTTTAGAGACAAACCTACACCCTGGCAGACCTGCCCATCTCAGAGGCTGACATCTCCATCACCAAGCAGATAGAAAGCCTGGAAACTGAGATGGAGCTCAGGTAAGCTGTTGGACAAAGCTGACTTGCACAGCCTTGTGTTCTGTTCCCTCAAGTCACAGCCCCCCAGtgaaacaggagaggaaaacaggTTGTGTGTTGGCACTAAAAATGATATGGAAGACCAGGTGGTTTTTTCATGTGGGGATATGAGGACACTAAGTCACTAAGGctgctctttatttattttttttcttggctgtttGTGAGGGGAATGCCACATGTGTAACCAGAAGTGTGGAGGGGATGAGGAACTCcctggcacagcactgcagaccTGAGCTGCTGTTTGAAACAGTCAAAATTGTACCTGGAGCTCTTCTGTTTAATATTGTGGGAACTGTAATTTGAGGCCAGACACTCGCCCAGGTTTTCTCCTGCATTGTCACCTGGTGCCCCTCTGCTCATTGTCACCTGGtgtccctctccctgccctccctcagGAGTGCCCAGATAGCAGATCTGCAGCAGAAGCTCCTGGATGCAGACAACGGGGAGCGAGCAAAGCAGCGCTTGGACAGCATTGCAACAATCCTAGAGGCTAAGTGTGCTCTGAAGTATCTCCTGGCAGAGGTAAAGTctgatttgatttcttttccctatTTTATTGCTAAAAACTACAACTCTTAAGCCTGCTTAGCCAGGAGTTGAAAGGAAGTGGCTAACAGGCCACaggacagcagagaggaatTCAAGCGAAGCGCTCGTGCTCTGGGTGAGATTTATTCCCCTCACAACTTCTGGTTAATATTCTTCTGTACTATAGATGATCAGTTtgagaagtgaaataaaaataaaaagaacaactCAGGGAAGAGGGAAATGGAATAGACATTAGTCTGGGGGTTATCAGCTAAAGCTGGGCTTACATAAAGCTTGCATGGGAATAGtaaaaaggaagagacaaaTTGTGGAAGTGGAAGAGAATAAATGTACTGCATAAATAGAAGAACCTCCTGGACAAGTAGGCAATCTGCAGGGAAACAAGAGGAGTACTCTCAGGTTAGAGTGGAAGCAGTGGGATGTTGGGATGGGAGAAGCTTGAACAAGCCTGAGGGAGGTAGAACGAAGGGAACTCAATGAGAATTGTACAGCAATCCCTGGTGCTTGGGAATTCAAGGTAAAGAAGGGAGGAGGTAACATGGCAGAGCATTCATTTTGGAGTCCCCCAGTAGTCAGATttcaggtgctgcaggaggagattAATCTAGACCTGTTAATGAGGCTTggtgctctctgctctgcatttcCACACAGGCTGTCAGGTGTCTGCTCTCAATTGCCCACTCAGTCTCtttgctgctggtggctgctccTGTTCTTCCAGTGGCTGGGAAGtcaaaaagaaatgcttcacCTTCagactgcagcatttctgtccTAACAGACATCATGAAACATGGAACTCATGGACCCAAGTGATTTATCTTGCTTTTGTCTTGCAGCTGGTCTCCTCAAAAGTGCAGGAGGGcaagctggagagcagcctgcagcagagcaaagccaCCTGCTCAGATGTGCAAAAGATGCTGCTGGAAGAGAGAAACCACCTAGCAGAGGTGGAGGCTGAGTTCCAAAATCAGCTTCTGGTGCAGGAACAACAACACCAGGAGAAGGTAGAGTATAACTGATAGAAATCTTGAGCTCCTGTGTCTGGGCACTCTGATTCCCAGATCTTCTTAGAGATAAAGGCAAAGGAGATGTGCTGAGACTGCTCTGTTCCTGTTTATCTGACCAAGATTTGTTGAGAGTCTTGCAGGATAACTAACAAAAGCTGAGGAACCTCCCTGTTCATCTTCTGTCCTGTGCCAGTTGTTTTATTCAGTAACTTCTTGCAATAAGTGAGATTGTTACACCTGAGCACAAGGTGACTTTAGGTAGATCAGGCCAGAATTATGCTCAGAGTGGTAGAAAGAATCTTTTTGAAATTGTTAAGCTCTTTAATGTCTGAGCTGAAAGATATCTCTATGAAATCATCCCTCTTTGCCTCTGCTATGTTGCTTTTAGGTTCTCTACCTGCTCAGCCAATTTCagcaaaaagaagcagcagagaagaaattagAAGACTCACTGAGTGAGCAAGAGAAACAGCTGCAAGAACGACTCAGGTTCCAGGTAGAGGGTCTGGGTGTGGTTTGAGGGGAGTGTGAGCTTATTTGGGTGCCTCTTACTTGGAAGAACTTTACCTTCATCATAGACACGTTACAAGCTGCACCTTGTCTTTTTGCTAAGAGAATTGTGTTGTAACAAGCCCCTGTGGAAGGGCATGCTCAGTGATGTCTTAAAGCAAAATCAGTACTAATTAATTCAGAGAAGCCTTAGAAATAGAGGAAGGTTTTATGTGCTCACTGAGAGGATCCCATTCTCTCTGTGTTGAAGTGTTCTGCATAAATAAAGGTGATAGCTCTGATGATTTGCCTGGTTTAGAGGTCTGAGCTGATCTCCTGTaggagaacagaaagaaaccCTGCTGGTGTTGCAAGGAAGATCCAAACAGACAGATCTGTTCCAGAGAGCTCCTGGAGCTACCCCTGTGTAAGCCTTGTGgatttcctcttgtcttgccaacaggaggaagagctgcagaaaatgagGGAGATTTGTGAGAAGAACCA
This genomic stretch from Calypte anna isolate BGI_N300 chromosome 4, bCalAnn1_v1.p, whole genome shotgun sequence harbors:
- the KIF4A gene encoding chromosome-associated kinesin KIF4A isoform X3, whose translation is MGREDEKVIPVRVALRCRPLVPKERSEGCQMCLSFVPGEPQVVVGTDKSFTYDYVFDPSVEQEEVFNTAVAPLIRGIFKGYNATVLAYGQTGSGKTYSMGGTYTASQEDEPSVGVIPRVIKLLFKEKEQRQDWEFVLKVSYLEIYNEDILDLLCPSRERSSQISIREDPKEGIKIVGLTERSVSCAQDTVSCLEQGNNSRTVASTAMNSQSSRSHAIFTICIDQKKKSDKNSSFHSKLHLVDLAGSERQKKTKAEGDRLKEGININRGLLCLGNVISALGEENKKGGFVPYRDSKLTRLLQDSLGGNSHTLMIACVSPADSNMEETLNTLRYADRARKIKNKPIVNLDPQAAELQHLKQQVQQLQVLLLQAHGGALPVSINSMAPSESLQSLMEKNQSLVEENQKLSRGLSEAAGQTAQMLERIILTEQENEKMNAKLEQLQQHAVCKLDLQKLAETVEDEELKENLEVIRSLQQVLVQFQSENAATMDAAAEVANSEQDGTAEAEMGQDTKRSSDDFTTQHALRQAQMSKELLELNKALTLKEALAKKMTQNDSQLEPIQSQYQTNIKDLELEVSSLQKEKEELILALHMAKKDVNQAKLSERRRKRLQELEGQINELKRKLNEQSKLLKLKESTERTVSKLNQEIREMKNQRVQLMRRMKEDAEKFRQWKQEKDKEVIQLKEKDRKRQYEFLKLERDFQKQANVLRRKTEEAAAANKRLKDALQKQREAAEKRKESQNRGMEGIASRIKNWLANEVEVLVSTEEARRHLTDLLEDRKILAQELLHLKEKKEAGENHPLKLRRQTYTLADLPISEADISITKQIESLETEMELRSAQIADLQQKLLDADNGERAKQRLDSIATILEAKCALKYLLAELVSSKVQEGKLESSLQQSKATCSDVQKMLLEERNHLAEVEAEFQNQLLVQEQQHQEKVLYLLSQFQQKEAAEKKLEDSLSEQEKQLQERLRFQEEELQKMREICEKNQELLHENDTLKQKLLLLQVASGQKLGHIHKTPLESPDSPFEYIPPKPKTRRQTTAKPRALTPRMDVEELFSDSEESGGEVEDVDWVPVKAVKGTKKSMVGDATGCEDQTRDSEGSFKLEDPTEVTAGETFFQPVCVTPTTKVLKDITDQEVFLKKPSTAASLLRDEESQENQIPLVKKKKRMLSSNISFFSGCTPIKEELA